Proteins encoded together in one Branchiostoma floridae strain S238N-H82 chromosome 18, Bfl_VNyyK, whole genome shotgun sequence window:
- the LOC118405826 gene encoding G-protein coupled receptor 143-like, with translation MASLHEESFYCIPETKLSLPERPAYCGVAIGAAVLGLGGAGWQVVRWRGRLAGAAQRRRPSPNPVIVFCLALSDFMACIGVIARAVGILVIDPPIELGPGVYVPAQGITAIYAGSTIEIINLYFYSATYMWTLVYAIDITMQLKNIDVPMSLYHVLCWTGPVVFVGLSMFSVFFDVPLAPGGDIQQCASGFHLVLHYIFSYTPIVIVMLANPAIYITASRLIELTVPPMLGRYTQRERQVISAIKIKFLLIVVVFTLW, from the exons ATGGCCTCGCTGCACGAGGAGTCGTTCTACTGCATCCCGGAGACGAAGCTGAGCCTGCCCGAGCGGCCGGCGTACTGCGGGGTGGCCATCGGCGCGGCGGTGTTGGGGCTCGGCGGGGCCGGCTGGCAGGTGGTGCGGTGGCGGGGGCGGCTCGCGGGGGCGGCGCAGCGGCGGAGACCGTCCCCCAACCCCGTCATCGTGTTCTGTCTCGCCCTGTCCGACTTCATGGCCTGCATAG GAGTGATAGCCCGGGCCGTCGGCATCCTTGTGATAGACCCACCGATAGAACTGGGCCCTGGCGTCTACGTACCAGCACAGGGCATCACGGCGATATATGCGGGCAGTACTATAGAG ATCATTAACCTGTACTTCTACAGCGCCACGTACATGTGGACTCTGGTGTACGCAATAGACATAACCATGCAGCTCAAAAACATCGACGT CCCGATGTCTCTGTACCACGTGCTGTGCTGGACAGGCCCGGTAGTGTTTGTGGGGCTGAGCATGTTCAGCGTCTTCTTCGATGTGCCCTTGGC CCCGGGAGGGGACATTCAGCAGTGCGCCTCAGGGTTCCACCTGGTGTTACACTACATCTTCTCGTACACACCGATCGTCATTGTCATGCTGGCCAACCCAGCCATCTACATCACCGCCTCTAGGCTAA TTGAGCTCACAGTACCGCCCATGCTCGGCAGATACACGCAGAGAGAGCGGCAGGTCATCTCCGCTATCAAAATCAAGTTCCTCCTCATTGTAGTGGTCTTCACTCTGTGGTAA
- the LOC118405538 gene encoding uncharacterized protein C30D11.11-like — MGRSFMCGRDLKHSSFCQGWRNFYLSIFAVFLLANVISIYRYAFEPESDKKREERLVQAACVGSFPFISIFHLFLVLCTDWDTLHMTTLLRILVNAYLAGVVAMAFYGLHIPERFFPGKLWFAGYSHHWWHLVATLYQLGWYYACWELDDVIQRESPCLES; from the exons ATGGGAAGGTCCTTCATGTGTGGCAGGGACTTGAAACACTCCTCCTTCTGCCAG GGTTGGAGAAACTTCTACCTGTCTATATTTGCCGTTTTCCTGCTTGCAAACGTCATTTCTATCTACCGATATGCGTTTGAGCCGGAGAGCGACAAGAAGAGGGAGGAAAGGCTTGTACAG GCGGCGTGTGTGGGCTCGTTCCCCTTTATCTCCATCTTCCACCTGTTTCTGGTACTGTGTACGGACTGGGACACGCTCCACATGACG ACCTTACTGAGGATCTTAGTGAATGCCTACCTCGCCGGTGTAGTCGCCATGGCGTTTTATGGTCTTCATATTCCGGAAAGATTCTTCCCAG GGAAACTGTGGTTTGCAGGTTACAGTCATCACTGGTGGCACCTTGTCGCCACCTTGTACCAGCTGGGCTGGTACTATGCATGCTGggagttagatgacgtcatccagAGGGAGTCGCCATGTTTAGAGTCTTAA
- the LOC118405537 gene encoding corticotropin-releasing factor receptor 1-like has product MGEIQFFFVGGDYRKALRALFVLLPLLGLTNLLFFVDPQDGGVGENIFQIFNALLQSTQGLVVSIIYCFTNDEVKSVIRDRMNRQKQPLTNKTVLSATNCHRRSAQSTTCTPGRDPDVRIQRSERSSVV; this is encoded by the exons ATGGgtgaaatacaatttttctttgttggtgGCGACTACAGGAAGGCTCTGCGGGCCCTGTTCGTGCTGTTGCCTTTGCTGGGCCTGACTAACCTGCTGTTCTTCGTCGATCCGCAAGATGGCGGTGTTGGCGAGAACATCTTTCAGATCTTCAACGCACTGTTGCAGTCAACGCAG GGCCTGGTCGTGTCCATAATCTACTGTTTCACCAACGACGAG GTGAAATCCGTGATCAGGGATCGAATGAACCGCCAGAAGCAGCCATTGACCAACAAAACGGTTCTCTCGGCCACTAACTGCCATCGGCGCAGCGCTCAGTCCACCACCTGCACCCCCGGCCGGGACCCGGATGTACGGATACAGCGCAGTGAGCGCTCCAGCGTGGTCTAA